In one Canis lupus dingo isolate Sandy chromosome 16, ASM325472v2, whole genome shotgun sequence genomic region, the following are encoded:
- the SPCS3 gene encoding signal peptidase complex subunit 3: MNTVLSRANSLFAFSLSVMAALTFGCFITTAFKDRSVPVRLHVSRIMLKNVEDFTGPRERSDLGFITFDITADLENIFDWNVKQLFLYLSAEYSTKNNALNQVVLWDKIVLRGDNPKLLLKDMKTKYFFFDDGNGLKGNRNVTLTLSWNVVPNAGILPLVTGSGHVSVPFPDTYEITKSY, from the exons ATGAACACGGTGCTGTCGCGGGCGAACTCGCTGTTCGCCTTCTCGCTGAGCGTGATGGCGGCGCTCACGTTCGGCTGCTTCATCACCACCGCCTTCAAGGACCGGAGCGTCCCGGTGCGGCTGCACGTCTCGCGGATCATGCT aaaaaatgtaGAAGACTTCACTGGACCTAGAGAAAGAAGCGATCTGGGATTCATCACGTTTGATATAACAGCTGAT CTAGAGAATATATTTGATTGGAATGTTAAGcagttgtttctttatttatcaGCAGAATattcaacaaaaaataat gCCCTGAACCAAGTTGTCCTTTGGGACAAGATTGTTCTGCGAGGTGATAATCCAAAGCTGCTGTtgaaagacatgaaaacaaaatattttttctttgacgATGGAAATGGCCTCAA GGGAAACAGGAACGTCACTTTAACTCTATCTTGGAACGTTGTACCAAATGCTGGAATTCTACCTCTTGTGACAGGATCAGGTCACGTATCTGTCCCATTTCCAGATACATATGAAATAACGAAGAGTTATTAA